The following coding sequences are from one Paenibacillus tundrae window:
- a CDS encoding ABC transporter substrate-binding protein, whose product MGRLLRTIGIICLTAALLGCVSQFAQRPGMVIDEEPITLRIAWWGGEFRNNATIEVIHQYEQLNPHVNIEYEYSSFNEYWRKMAPLAAGNALPDIIQMDISYLAQYSSLQLLEDLAPYAQRGLLDTKDMDKQQLDSGSIDGKVYGLSLGVNALLSIYDPEVLQANGIEFPTDAWTWDDFDQMGKHIQGRGIYLGTYLTPEQFFAYYLRQHGAKLYAEDGTRLGYEDDALFVEYFGLMQRLAQDKLIFAPDIWTSDIGKPDNDPFYLGEALFSWGYSNQFISTTERYGKPLSIAPMPGPNNSDGLFLKPGMFFSIAGNSRQKEEAAKFISFFVNDLDANLLLKGERGVPVSSSVREQMRMIVEPEQAQVFDYIDWVAEHSSPMDAPDPVGSSEVTAVLRELYDLLLFGKLTADDAAQQFRERANAILARSEN is encoded by the coding sequence GTGGGAAGATTACTGCGAACAATAGGCATCATCTGCCTGACGGCAGCTCTGCTCGGTTGCGTGTCCCAATTTGCTCAAAGGCCTGGTATGGTGATTGATGAAGAACCCATTACATTGCGTATTGCCTGGTGGGGCGGAGAATTCCGAAACAATGCCACGATTGAGGTAATCCATCAATACGAGCAATTGAATCCACATGTGAACATTGAGTACGAATACAGCAGTTTCAATGAATACTGGAGGAAAATGGCCCCACTGGCGGCGGGGAACGCACTGCCAGATATTATCCAGATGGATATTTCGTATTTGGCTCAATATAGCTCACTACAGCTGTTGGAGGATCTAGCACCGTATGCGCAGCGTGGATTGCTGGATACGAAGGATATGGACAAACAGCAGCTGGATAGTGGCAGTATAGACGGCAAAGTCTACGGACTGAGCCTAGGTGTTAATGCGCTGTTGAGTATCTATGATCCGGAAGTTTTGCAGGCAAATGGTATTGAATTCCCTACAGATGCATGGACTTGGGACGATTTTGATCAGATGGGTAAGCACATCCAGGGAAGGGGCATCTACCTGGGTACTTATCTTACCCCAGAGCAGTTTTTCGCGTATTACTTGAGACAACATGGTGCTAAGCTGTACGCGGAGGATGGGACACGTCTCGGTTATGAGGATGACGCCTTGTTTGTTGAATACTTTGGACTGATGCAGCGCCTTGCGCAGGATAAACTCATCTTTGCTCCAGACATCTGGACCTCAGATATTGGTAAGCCAGACAATGATCCGTTTTATTTGGGTGAGGCTCTGTTTAGCTGGGGGTATTCTAACCAATTCATCAGTACGACTGAGCGTTATGGTAAGCCTTTGTCTATTGCTCCAATGCCGGGGCCTAACAATTCGGATGGACTGTTTCTGAAGCCAGGCATGTTCTTCTCCATTGCGGGTAATTCCAGACAGAAGGAAGAGGCAGCGAAGTTTATTAGCTTTTTCGTTAATGATCTGGATGCCAATCTGCTGCTCAAAGGGGAGCGAGGTGTACCCGTTTCGTCCAGTGTGCGGGAGCAGATGAGAATGATCGTTGAACCGGAGCAAGCACAAGTATTCGACTATATAGATTGGGTGGCAGAACATAGCAGTCCGATGGACGCTCCTGATCCCGTAGGTAGCTCTGAAGTCACTGCCGTGCTGCGTGAGCTGTATGATCTATTGTTGTTTGGCAAGTTAACGGCAGACGATGCAGCGCAACAATTTCGTGAACGTGCCAATGCCATTTTGGCGAGAAGTGAAAACTAG
- a CDS encoding sensor histidine kinase, producing the protein MIAYRKLSIKMKMFLMIMFMMAFIITLAFSSLYYTYSVYDKQLFDKSSRLLNLSSSTVDLELQKLEALSLNMISDMQIQRALKSLLEDDTAYSSFIERKKITDRLWEHISGAARYVQSVHLIDSQGRVNKYGETITVSEEKYDRMIAAAEHANGAVRWLYPDDDDPMLVMVRQVRAYDPMTLKPVGILFLRINIERLVKEYAGLDSQNSDIVLKAGDDVVYPYRQLQNTVSEGLKPLPGSGGYEIKNLDGRAVFLAQKKSSYTGWVYYNMASYHEIFERIIWLKNALIVVYVIAIAIVLTLGMVFARSLTRPIRQLIGQMKEVQYGDLDNIDNANLTVPTHHHMDEIGLLHRTYRLMITHINTLIKENYASQLVIKETEFKALQAQINPHFLYNALDSIHWLAKKHKQEQISSMVLSLGYLLRTSISFKQNVITLAEELEIVNHYVTIQKYRFQHRLDFHLNVPQPYLACTIPKLTLQPLLENAIQYGLEPKVGACQIRVYAELSEGKLLLVVEDHGPGMEPEFVEKVLRGEVETRGTGIGLMNIRERLRLAFGDDHDIRLESKPGCGTKVMVPLPLPKEEKLWEDYCEQ; encoded by the coding sequence ATGATAGCCTACCGCAAACTAAGTATCAAAATGAAAATGTTCCTGATGATCATGTTCATGATGGCATTTATTATCACGCTGGCTTTCAGTTCCTTGTATTATACGTATTCCGTCTATGATAAACAGTTATTCGATAAGTCTTCCCGGCTGCTGAATCTCTCGTCCTCTACGGTTGATCTTGAATTGCAGAAGTTGGAAGCGTTATCACTGAATATGATCTCGGATATGCAAATCCAAAGGGCGCTAAAATCTTTGTTAGAGGATGACACGGCGTACTCCAGTTTTATTGAGCGTAAGAAGATTACAGATCGGCTATGGGAACACATTAGTGGGGCTGCACGTTACGTGCAGTCCGTTCATTTAATTGATTCTCAGGGAAGAGTGAATAAGTATGGTGAGACGATAACCGTATCGGAGGAAAAGTATGATCGTATGATTGCAGCTGCTGAGCATGCAAATGGTGCTGTTAGGTGGTTGTATCCAGACGATGATGACCCGATGCTGGTTATGGTTCGGCAGGTACGAGCCTATGATCCGATGACGCTCAAGCCTGTCGGCATTTTGTTTCTGCGGATTAACATCGAACGTCTCGTGAAGGAATACGCAGGATTGGACAGCCAGAATAGTGATATTGTGCTGAAGGCAGGGGACGACGTAGTTTATCCATATCGACAGCTCCAGAACACGGTATCCGAAGGGCTCAAGCCTTTACCGGGCAGTGGGGGATATGAGATCAAAAACCTGGATGGAAGGGCAGTATTTCTAGCGCAAAAGAAATCGTCCTACACCGGCTGGGTCTACTATAACATGGCCTCCTATCACGAGATTTTTGAGCGAATCATATGGCTGAAAAATGCACTAATCGTCGTTTATGTCATAGCCATTGCCATTGTACTGACCCTAGGGATGGTATTTGCACGCAGCTTAACGAGACCAATTAGACAGCTCATTGGACAGATGAAAGAAGTGCAGTATGGTGATCTCGACAATATCGATAATGCGAATCTAACCGTGCCAACGCATCATCACATGGATGAGATCGGGTTATTGCACCGTACATATCGGTTGATGATCACCCACATCAATACACTGATTAAAGAAAATTATGCAAGCCAACTGGTCATTAAGGAAACGGAGTTCAAGGCGTTGCAGGCTCAGATTAATCCGCACTTTCTGTATAATGCCCTGGATTCTATCCATTGGCTTGCCAAAAAGCATAAGCAGGAGCAGATCTCCAGTATGGTGCTGTCGCTCGGCTATTTACTACGCACATCAATCAGCTTCAAGCAGAATGTCATCACCTTGGCGGAAGAGCTGGAGATCGTCAATCATTACGTTACGATTCAGAAGTATCGTTTTCAACACCGACTGGATTTTCACCTGAATGTGCCACAGCCTTACCTAGCGTGCACTATTCCCAAATTGACGTTACAGCCGTTACTGGAGAATGCGATCCAATATGGGTTGGAGCCGAAGGTGGGCGCCTGTCAGATTCGTGTGTATGCGGAACTATCAGAAGGGAAGCTCTTACTTGTCGTTGAAGATCACGGCCCAGGCATGGAACCGGAATTCGTGGAGAAGGTGCTTCGCGGTGAAGTGGAGACCCGGGGTACGGGAATTGGTCTGATGAACATCAGAGAGCGGCTACGTCTAGCCTTCGGTGACGATCATGACATCAGGCTGGAGAGCAAGCCGGGTTGCGGAACCAAGGTTATGGTTCCCTTACCGCTGCCGAAGGAGGAGAAGCTGTGGGAAGATTACTGCGAACAATAG
- a CDS encoding ABC transporter substrate-binding protein, protein MKKRMGSILLSSLLTMSLLAGCTGGASEPSATEPEEGTEPAVQALTKIPLPITSEPFTIDYWRANDAKLTASLNNFADMASYKEKAKRTGIEAKFTHPPLGQQRDQFNLLISTKELPDVIYYNWADAVGGPEKMIKDGRIIRLNELIDSYAPNLKRIIESDPDVKKQIALDDGTIYMFPLLKLDALKLNATSGLIIRQDWLDKLNLQAPTNIDEWYTVLKAFKEQDPNGNGKQDELPFTGNWGPGNLTKLHDFATAFGVIGGFQMNGDKVEFGPIQPGYRDFLETMAKWYKEGLIDPEIMTNDGKAFDYKVTNNLAGAYQGGVFSGMGKYFNLMRDTDPNFDVTGAPWPQSPDGTAYATFNMEAKVLSYGEAITSSADEDKLKYIVQWMDYNYSEEGSDLFNFGIENDSYVKEGDGVKFTDVIVDNSNGLTYDQALASYALSIMDGPINQDSRYLDALLFDEGQRAANEEWMKASSALTLPPIRLSSDEVSTSTSIMSQVNTYLNETMTAIISGQKPITEFDTMAETIKSMGIDRAIEIHQAAYDRYKAK, encoded by the coding sequence GTGAAAAAAAGAATGGGGTCTATTCTATTGTCATCTCTGCTCACCATGTCTTTATTGGCTGGATGTACTGGAGGAGCTAGTGAACCAAGTGCTACAGAGCCTGAAGAAGGGACGGAGCCTGCGGTTCAAGCCTTGACTAAAATTCCGCTACCAATTACGAGCGAACCCTTCACGATTGATTATTGGCGCGCCAATGATGCGAAGCTCACGGCTTCATTGAACAATTTTGCAGATATGGCTTCTTACAAGGAAAAGGCAAAGAGAACGGGGATCGAGGCGAAGTTCACGCATCCGCCACTCGGACAACAACGGGATCAATTTAACCTGCTCATCTCTACCAAAGAATTACCTGACGTGATCTATTACAACTGGGCTGACGCTGTTGGCGGACCGGAGAAAATGATCAAGGATGGCCGAATCATCCGCTTGAACGAGCTGATCGATAGCTATGCACCTAACCTGAAACGCATCATCGAATCTGATCCGGATGTGAAGAAGCAGATTGCCCTTGATGATGGAACGATCTATATGTTCCCACTGCTCAAGCTGGATGCACTCAAGCTGAATGCAACCTCTGGTTTGATTATCCGTCAAGACTGGCTCGATAAATTGAACCTGCAAGCTCCAACGAATATTGATGAATGGTATACGGTGCTTAAAGCGTTCAAGGAACAAGATCCGAATGGCAACGGGAAACAAGATGAATTACCCTTCACGGGTAACTGGGGACCAGGTAACCTGACGAAGCTGCATGACTTTGCTACTGCCTTTGGCGTGATTGGCGGCTTCCAGATGAATGGAGACAAGGTGGAGTTTGGCCCGATCCAACCAGGATATCGCGATTTCCTCGAAACGATGGCGAAGTGGTATAAGGAAGGGTTGATCGACCCTGAGATCATGACGAATGATGGTAAAGCGTTTGACTACAAGGTTACGAACAATCTGGCGGGTGCTTATCAGGGCGGTGTATTCAGCGGGATGGGGAAATATTTTAACCTCATGAGAGATACCGACCCGAACTTCGATGTGACAGGTGCGCCGTGGCCGCAGTCTCCAGATGGAACAGCTTATGCGACGTTTAACATGGAAGCGAAGGTGCTCAGTTATGGTGAAGCCATTACGTCTTCGGCAGATGAAGATAAGCTGAAATATATCGTACAGTGGATGGACTATAACTATAGTGAAGAGGGCAGTGACCTGTTCAACTTCGGGATCGAGAACGACAGTTATGTAAAAGAAGGAGATGGCGTCAAATTCACGGATGTTATTGTAGATAATTCGAATGGTCTAACGTATGATCAGGCTCTAGCTTCGTATGCACTATCCATTATGGATGGCCCGATCAACCAAGACAGCCGCTATCTGGATGCACTCTTGTTCGATGAAGGACAACGTGCAGCGAATGAGGAATGGATGAAAGCCAGCTCAGCACTGACACTTCCGCCAATTCGTTTGTCCTCCGATGAGGTTAGCACAAGCACGTCCATTATGAGCCAGGTTAATACGTATCTGAACGAGACGATGACGGCTATCATTAGCGGACAGAAGCCAATTACGGAATTTGACACGATGGCTGAAACGATCAAAAGCATGGGCATTGACCGCGCCATCGAGATTCATCAAGCTGCGTATGACCGGTATAAGGCAAAATAA
- a CDS encoding carbohydrate ABC transporter permease has protein sequence MKRSTGEHIFDAFNTLLLLVVMILCFYPMLYVFNSSISDPDQMLRSRSLMLWPEGFQLEAYKAVFQDTRIYTGYMNTLFYVVVGTAINLLMTSLAAYGLSRSDLLGRKTLMKLITFTMFFGGGMIPTFLLIQNLGMVDTRFALIIPGAISTFYFLIMKTNFEGIPISLIESAKLDGANDFLILFRIVLPLSKPILAVMMLYYAVDHWNDYVGPMLYLRSQELYPIQIIMRDILISSSTEAMGAGVDTGFAIGENIKYATIIISTLPIMLVYPFIQRYFVQGALIGAVKQ, from the coding sequence ATGAAGAGGTCTACAGGTGAACATATCTTTGATGCATTTAATACGCTGCTGCTCTTGGTGGTCATGATCCTGTGTTTCTACCCGATGCTGTACGTGTTCAACTCTTCGATTAGTGACCCGGATCAGATGTTACGTTCCCGCTCACTCATGCTCTGGCCGGAAGGATTTCAGTTGGAAGCGTACAAAGCGGTATTTCAGGATACCCGTATCTACACGGGTTATATGAACACACTCTTCTACGTGGTGGTGGGGACAGCAATCAACTTGCTAATGACCTCACTCGCGGCATATGGGTTATCCCGTAGTGATCTGCTGGGTAGAAAAACGCTGATGAAGTTGATTACATTCACGATGTTTTTTGGTGGAGGTATGATTCCGACCTTCCTGCTCATTCAGAATCTGGGGATGGTGGACACGCGCTTTGCCCTGATTATCCCTGGAGCGATCAGCACATTCTATTTTCTCATTATGAAAACAAACTTCGAAGGCATCCCGATCAGTCTGATCGAATCCGCGAAGCTGGATGGCGCCAATGATTTCTTGATTTTATTCCGCATTGTACTGCCTTTATCGAAGCCGATTCTAGCGGTTATGATGCTGTACTACGCCGTGGATCACTGGAATGACTACGTGGGGCCGATGCTCTATCTACGGAGTCAAGAACTGTACCCGATCCAGATTATTATGCGCGACATCTTAATCAGCAGTAGCACGGAAGCGATGGGGGCAGGTGTGGACACAGGCTTTGCAATAGGTGAGAACATCAAATATGCCACCATTATTATCTCGACACTTCCGATTATGCTGGTGTATCCGTTTATCCAACGCTATTTTGTTCAGGGTGCCTTAATCGGTGCTGTGAAACAATAA
- a CDS encoding ABC transporter permease, which translates to MEPGHLKRSGKWSFVKKELVRNRYVYLMLLPVVAYYLIFSYGPMYGLLMAFQESYSPVKGILAGEWVGFDNFTMFFESYYFWRLIKNTLILSFYSIVFGFPAPIILALLLNEVRKKWFRSTVQTVSYMPHFISVVVVVGMLKTFSSLDGGLFNVIRGFFDLQPLMFLAEKDMFRPLYILSNIWQGAGWASIIFLAALSGIDPQLYEAAKIDGANRWRQLLHITLPGIMPTIVIMLILRMGAVMNADFQKILLMQTAPTYETSDVISTFVYRSGILEGNYTYSTAIGLFNGVINFALLIAANAISRKLNSTSLW; encoded by the coding sequence ATGGAGCCGGGACATTTGAAGCGATCTGGCAAATGGAGCTTTGTGAAAAAGGAACTTGTTCGTAACAGGTATGTATATCTCATGCTGCTTCCTGTCGTCGCCTATTATCTGATTTTTAGCTATGGGCCAATGTATGGGCTCCTGATGGCGTTTCAAGAATCATATAGCCCGGTCAAAGGTATATTGGCTGGAGAATGGGTCGGTTTTGACAATTTCACGATGTTCTTCGAAAGTTATTACTTCTGGAGACTCATTAAGAACACATTGATTCTGAGTTTTTACAGCATTGTATTCGGCTTTCCTGCCCCAATCATACTTGCCTTGCTCTTGAATGAAGTACGTAAGAAATGGTTCAGAAGCACGGTGCAAACGGTCAGCTATATGCCGCATTTTATTTCAGTTGTTGTCGTGGTCGGAATGTTGAAAACGTTCTCATCCTTGGACGGCGGGTTGTTCAATGTCATTCGTGGATTCTTCGATCTACAGCCGCTGATGTTCCTGGCAGAGAAGGATATGTTCCGTCCGCTGTACATTCTATCGAATATCTGGCAGGGAGCAGGCTGGGCGTCCATCATCTTCTTGGCGGCGCTTAGCGGCATTGATCCCCAGTTGTATGAAGCTGCCAAGATTGACGGTGCGAATCGCTGGCGCCAATTGCTCCATATTACACTGCCTGGCATCATGCCAACCATCGTCATCATGCTTATTCTGCGTATGGGCGCAGTGATGAATGCCGATTTCCAGAAAATATTGCTCATGCAAACCGCACCGACTTATGAGACATCGGATGTCATATCAACCTTTGTATACCGTTCCGGTATTCTGGAGGGCAATTATACGTATTCAACAGCCATTGGGCTGTTCAACGGAGTCATTAACTTTGCGCTGCTTATCGCTGCAAATGCAATCAGCAGAAAGCTCAACTCAACCAGTCTCTGGTAA
- a CDS encoding response regulator: MYKVLLVDDEFLISDGISSVVNWSLLGTELIGIAHDGLEALASIERQRPDIIISDIRMPGMDGLQLVEAVAEKYRDISFIMLTGFTEFEYAKTAMQYGVKHYLLKPCSEESLVQAIGELVSEKRELTDHEHFVQAIQYNLERVLPHAKEYFLKELVTNKTYGVKEWKYFGELFSVQFLGQRVRLLLVEIEGEHEYLHLFAVKNIAEDIFHNPILSTTVRGHLLVMMEDTMSEAQLFRNIDEIRATFTRYYRYDLTMALSEPGELPQTRQLYMRTIAYLNHRFYLGEGSLIMERDVAAIEEREVPEFEYDQGRLVTAIQAGHWQDAGAELNRIFQLLVDLRYDISQTKSYLIQIFMEIIRLSGATDMKHYMDRLPCMIETSTLHSFQQFLLTVAKQITLRRYEQQRSRQSQMVHQVKQLVQKRYQDETLTLQSIAGEIYMNPDYIGKMFKKETGEKFTNYVLTYRIQKALELLEQDGNYTVSLLAEYTGFGSNWPYFSKVFKKYTGFSPSEYKKAIP, translated from the coding sequence ATGTACAAGGTCTTGTTGGTTGATGATGAATTTCTGATCTCTGACGGAATTTCCAGTGTCGTGAATTGGTCCCTACTGGGTACGGAGCTCATCGGTATTGCTCACGATGGATTGGAAGCGCTTGCTTCAATCGAAAGGCAACGTCCTGACATTATTATTTCGGATATTCGTATGCCAGGTATGGATGGGCTGCAACTTGTTGAAGCGGTGGCGGAGAAATATCGGGATATCTCGTTCATTATGCTCACAGGCTTTACCGAATTTGAGTATGCGAAGACTGCCATGCAATATGGGGTGAAGCATTACCTGCTCAAACCATGCAGTGAGGAGAGCCTGGTACAGGCGATTGGCGAGCTGGTCAGTGAGAAGCGTGAGCTTACAGATCATGAGCACTTTGTGCAGGCCATTCAATACAATTTGGAGCGAGTATTGCCACATGCGAAGGAATATTTTCTGAAGGAATTGGTCACCAACAAGACGTATGGCGTGAAGGAATGGAAGTATTTTGGCGAGTTATTTAGTGTGCAATTTCTGGGTCAGCGTGTACGTTTGTTATTAGTCGAGATTGAGGGAGAGCATGAGTATCTGCACTTGTTCGCTGTTAAGAACATCGCAGAGGATATTTTTCATAATCCCATATTAAGTACAACGGTTAGAGGACATCTGCTCGTCATGATGGAAGATACGATGTCAGAAGCACAGCTATTTCGGAATATTGATGAGATTCGAGCTACCTTTACCCGCTATTATCGCTATGATCTGACGATGGCGCTGAGTGAGCCGGGTGAACTACCACAGACGCGTCAATTATACATGCGAACGATTGCGTACCTGAATCATCGCTTTTACCTTGGAGAGGGCAGCCTTATTATGGAGCGGGATGTTGCCGCAATAGAGGAGAGGGAGGTGCCTGAGTTTGAGTACGATCAGGGAAGGCTTGTCACCGCAATTCAAGCAGGGCACTGGCAGGACGCGGGAGCAGAGCTGAATCGAATCTTCCAACTGCTGGTCGATCTTCGATACGATATATCCCAGACCAAATCATACCTGATCCAAATATTTATGGAGATTATTCGGCTTAGCGGAGCCACAGATATGAAGCATTATATGGACCGACTACCTTGCATGATTGAGACGAGTACGTTGCATTCCTTCCAGCAATTCCTGCTGACTGTCGCCAAACAGATCACCCTTCGCCGTTATGAACAGCAGCGTTCCAGGCAGTCTCAGATGGTGCACCAGGTGAAACAGCTTGTACAGAAACGCTATCAGGATGAAACATTAACACTCCAGTCCATTGCCGGAGAGATCTACATGAATCCCGATTACATTGGCAAGATGTTCAAGAAAGAGACGGGCGAGAAATTCACCAATTATGTCCTCACCTACCGGATACAAAAAGCATTAGAGCTACTGGAGCAGGATGGGAATTATACGGTGTCCTTGCTCGCAGAGTATACGGGCTTTGGATCGAACTGGCCTTACTTCAGCAAAGTGTTCAAGAAATATACGGGCTTCTCTCCGTCCGAATATAAGAAAGCTATACCCTGA
- a CDS encoding class I SAM-dependent methyltransferase, translating to MKHGKASITSLVSAFSRAYHSQYDVPCIFNDSLAKELISPQEHSEIRNNMIQGMSFFDAGKASNMKDDPDAILKWIVHVQLAPTPLARAAYCEQVLLQEVTLGATQYVILGAGLDTFAFRHRELSSTLRIFELDIPATQESKQSRLAQANWNVPGNLTFIPMDFTLPLSVQAMINAGFRDHHKTFFSLLGVSYYLTKEDLSNLLRRIFAVVPSGSSIVFDYPDEHLFEEKGISNRVQNMIHMAAVGGEPIQTCYTYAEMEELLAKAGLLIYEHLSPVDIQEKFFSNRTDDLSAFESVHYIHAVKL from the coding sequence ATGAAGCACGGAAAGGCAAGTATAACTTCATTAGTGTCAGCGTTTAGTCGAGCGTATCACAGTCAGTATGATGTACCTTGCATTTTCAATGATAGTCTGGCTAAGGAATTGATATCACCTCAGGAGCATTCAGAGATCCGGAATAATATGATTCAAGGGATGTCATTTTTTGATGCAGGAAAGGCATCTAACATGAAGGATGATCCAGATGCGATCTTGAAATGGATTGTCCATGTGCAGCTTGCCCCTACACCACTGGCTCGTGCAGCCTATTGTGAGCAGGTTCTGCTTCAAGAGGTGACACTCGGAGCTACACAGTATGTCATTCTTGGGGCTGGTTTGGACACGTTTGCGTTCAGGCATAGGGAGCTCAGTAGCACGCTTCGCATCTTTGAGTTGGATATCCCGGCTACACAGGAATCTAAGCAGAGTCGCTTGGCACAAGCGAATTGGAATGTTCCCGGTAATCTCACTTTTATACCTATGGATTTCACGCTTCCACTGTCTGTTCAGGCTATGATAAATGCTGGATTTAGGGATCATCATAAAACCTTCTTCAGCTTGCTTGGCGTATCCTATTACTTGACCAAAGAGGACTTGTCTAACTTGCTTCGGCGTATATTCGCTGTCGTACCTTCGGGAAGCTCTATTGTATTTGATTATCCAGACGAGCATCTGTTTGAAGAGAAGGGCATCTCTAATCGTGTGCAAAATATGATTCATATGGCTGCAGTAGGCGGGGAGCCGATCCAAACGTGCTACACATATGCGGAGATGGAGGAGCTACTGGCTAAGGCTGGTCTGCTCATTTATGAGCATCTCTCTCCAGTGGACATCCAAGAGAAATTTTTCTCGAATCGGACGGATGATCTATCGGCGTTTGAGTCGGTACATTATATCCATGCGGTAAAACTATAA
- a CDS encoding MFS transporter has product MRWLDSYPKEVKIFLLASLVNATGSALMWPLTTMYVFDELGRTMANAGFVILIQSLGGIFGQLLGGSLYHRVGVKKLIIGSLALNALGLFALPWISAYWVVFICAMGWIGLFSSLSLPAIQAFIGFRFAERRGELFNIIYVANNIGVAIGTALSGFLADFSYHLSFILNGVTSAGFAIFFWYYLSRLEPEQGEVHLTKRQTETGGASVWALLGNTRLYLFMSLGVLFLLFGNSIWNTGVSPYIISEGMEKRMYGLLWTLNGVLIFVGQPFTSWIKRTMARTSNAQMTASAVFYGMAYLVMITMYNYPGMVLAMVLATFGEMLISPATPAFISEHAGRAAPFYIGVSGGIGAIGRVIGPYAMGVMYDKQGLIPVAWLATAMAAVAVVGFLLHAALNRHREVKEYGIDG; this is encoded by the coding sequence ATGAGATGGCTCGATTCCTATCCTAAGGAAGTAAAAATATTTCTGCTGGCAAGTCTGGTCAACGCGACAGGCAGTGCCTTGATGTGGCCGCTGACAACGATGTATGTGTTTGACGAGTTAGGTCGGACGATGGCTAACGCCGGATTTGTCATCCTGATTCAATCGCTGGGCGGTATTTTTGGACAATTGCTTGGCGGCTCACTGTATCACAGAGTTGGAGTCAAAAAGTTGATTATCGGATCGCTGGCACTGAATGCCTTAGGGCTGTTTGCTCTACCGTGGATCAGCGCATATTGGGTTGTATTTATCTGTGCAATGGGCTGGATTGGCTTATTCAGTTCCTTGTCGCTACCTGCGATTCAAGCGTTTATCGGTTTTCGGTTCGCAGAGCGGCGTGGTGAGCTGTTCAACATTATTTATGTGGCGAACAATATCGGTGTGGCGATTGGTACAGCGCTTAGTGGATTTCTGGCGGACTTTTCGTATCACCTCAGTTTCATATTGAACGGGGTCACCTCGGCGGGCTTTGCGATATTCTTCTGGTATTATCTGTCGCGGCTTGAACCGGAGCAAGGGGAAGTACATCTGACCAAACGCCAGACGGAGACCGGTGGTGCAAGTGTATGGGCACTGCTAGGCAATACGAGGCTGTATCTGTTTATGAGTCTAGGTGTGCTGTTCCTGTTATTTGGTAACTCGATCTGGAATACAGGGGTGTCGCCGTACATTATTTCAGAAGGCATGGAGAAAAGAATGTATGGTCTGCTCTGGACTCTGAACGGGGTGCTGATCTTTGTAGGACAGCCCTTCACGTCGTGGATTAAACGTACAATGGCTCGTACCTCTAACGCTCAGATGACGGCTAGCGCCGTATTCTATGGCATGGCATACCTGGTGATGATTACAATGTATAACTATCCGGGCATGGTTCTAGCGATGGTGCTCGCGACCTTTGGTGAAATGCTGATCTCCCCGGCAACGCCGGCATTTATATCCGAGCACGCTGGACGAGCAGCGCCCTTCTATATTGGGGTGTCCGGCGGCATCGGAGCAATTGGTCGGGTCATTGGTCCGTATGCGATGGGAGTCATGTATGACAAGCAAGGATTAATTCCTGTAGCCTGGCTTGCGACTGCGATGGCAGCTGTAGCGGTTGTTGGTTTCCTACTGCATGCGGCACTGAATCGGCACCGTGAGGTGAAGGAATATGGAATCGACGGCTAA